In Diorhabda sublineata isolate icDioSubl1.1 chromosome 4, icDioSubl1.1, whole genome shotgun sequence, a single window of DNA contains:
- the LOC130442625 gene encoding protein HIRA homolog — MIILKPSWVNHDQSKPIFSVDIHPNGGRFATGGQGGSGGRIVIWNIGPVLNENEEFNSKIPKMLCQMDNHLACVNVVRWSNAGHLLASGSDDKLVMIWRLTNEGSSSVFGSGQINVETWKCIHTLNSHNGDVLDIAWAPHDGWLASGSVDNSVIIWNAQKFPEKVAVLKNHTGMVKGVTWDPVDKYIASQSDDKSLRIWRTSDWTQQEVVTDPFNECSATTHVLRLSWSPDGQYLVSAHAMNGGGPTAQIIEREGWKQDKDFVGHRKAVTCVRFNSNILKKQQKNSPKPTQYCCCAIGSRDRSISVWLTSLKRPLVVIKDLFDDSVLDMSWSSNGLYLMACSWDGSVACVIFTQEEIGTPLTMDEKNELYEKMYHKSFQKSWNLSFSGSQIIENPELLGALEEKEKQEKSNISIEIQDPPQPVTPQKDIQYESPKPNQNILVPQNKQLETRLPSGKRRITPMMLTPSKDNNETSNQKIDSTSNSQTSFSKSSPSKSQIIIETVKPQDTQKPQQTTIPTIQQSKTVTKVVPQPPSVQINQLMCCEVPGDEPIIKFINVLDPLKLAPGVAATKECGIVKLQMTNNCHKTPKGSLSKIEVFKNMTDKELKWDTYLGSSIRCLTANRKLIVVCCEDLTINCFEIKSGARPLPPILIEDLVSSISLSQEGHCLVLTKTGLIHMWDLETHKNIFSRISIRSLLTGKGMVNGCSLGPSNQPVITLTDGRAYAYSVDLKTWVQVSNPLDPVCVTGSNFIRKVPMTLPLASMQRCMASQRSMDTLPPGVTLSFLESQITATGVLESSTEYKYWLFAIVNHLLEKGPECRLRVILDDLMGPTHKSAKKPKVDQVMGMKKRKLLNEILGIIKTKLPWQRLYKEYSEQVNELQDDL, encoded by the exons atgattattctcAAACCGTCTTGGGTAAACCATGATC AAAGCAAACCTATTTTTTCCGTCGATATCCACCCGAATGGAGGACGATTTGCTACTGGAGGACAAGGAGGCTCCGGAGGACGAATTGTTATTTGGAATATTGGCccagttttaaatgaaaatgaagaatttaattcaaaaataccgaaaatgcTATGTCAAATGGATAACCATCTAG CTTGTGTGAATGTCGTTCGTTGGAGTAATGCTGGGCATTTATTAGCTTCCGGATCTGATGATAAATTAGTAATGATCTGGAGACTAACAAACGAAGGTAGTTCATCAGTATTCGGAAGTGGTCAAATTAATGTAGAAACTTGGAAATGCATTCACACTCTCAATTCACATAACGGAGACGTTCTAGACATTGCGTGGGCCCCTCACGACGGCTGGTTAGCTTCAGGAAGCGTAGATAATTCCGTTATAATCTGGAACGCAcaaaaatttccagaaaaagtTGCAGTTTTAAAAAATCACACTGGAATGGTCAAA GGCGTAACTTGGGATCCTGTCGATAAATACATTGCCAGTCAATCCGACGATAAATCTTTAAGAATATGGAGAACATCAGATTGGACTCAACAGGAAGTTGTGACTGATCCTTTTAATGAATGCTCTGCTACCACTCACGTCTTAAGATTATCCTGGTCGCCTGATGGTCAGTATTTAGTATCAGCACACGCGATGAACGGTGGAGGCCCAACAGCGCAAATCATCGAAAGGGAAGGCTGGAAACAAGATAAAGATTTCGTAGGACATAGAAAAGCTGTTACGTGCGTT agatttaattcgaatattttgaaaaaacaacaaaagaacAGTCCAAAACCTACGCAATATTGTTGCTGCGCTATTGGATCTAGAGATAGATCGATTAGCGTCTGGTTGACTTCTCTAAAAAGACCGTTGGTTGTTATTAAGGATTTATTTGATGATAGCGTTTTGGATATGTCTTGGAGTAGTAACGGGTTATACCTCATGGCTTGCTCTTGGGATGGGAGCGTCGCTTGCGTAATTTTTACCCAAGAAGAAATCGGAACTCCTTTAACAATGGATGAAAAG AATGAATTATATGAAAAGATGTACCACAAATCGTTCCAAAAGAGTTGGAACTTGTCCTTCAGCGGTTCTCAAATAATAGAAAACCCCGAATTATTAGGAGCcctagaagaaaaagaaaaacaagaaaaatcgAACATATCGATAGAAATTCAAGACCCACCCCAACCGGTAACCCCACAAAAAGATATCCAATACGAATCCCCTAAACCCAATCAAAATATCTTAGTACCTCAGAATAAACAATTAGAAACGAGATTACCATCAGGAAAAAGAAGGATAACCCCCATGATGTTAACACCTTCGAAGGATAACAACGAAACTAGTAACCAAAA AATTGATTCAACTAGTAATTCCCAAACGTCTTTCAGTAAATCATCCCCTTCTAAAAGTCAAATTATCATCGAAACTGTTAAACCCCAAGACACACAGAAGCCACAACAAACTACCATCCCAACAAT TCAGCAAAGTAAAACAGTGACTAAAGTAGTACCCCAACCGCCCAGTGTCCAAATCAACCAGTTAATGTGTTGTGAAGTACCAGGAGATGAACCaattattaaattcatcaaCGTTTTAGATCCTTTGAAATTAGCCCCGGGGGTTGCGGCGACCAAAGAATGCGGTATCGTTAAATTACAA ATGACGAATAATTGCCATAAGACTCCGAAAGGTTCGCTTTCCAAAATCGAGGTGTTTAAAAATATGACCGACAAAGAACTTAAATGGGATACATATTtag GTTCTTCTATAAGATGCCTAACGGCCAATAGAAAACTCATAGTGGTATGCTGTGAAGATTTAACAATAAACTGTTTCGAAATAAAATCAGGAGCTCGACCTCTACCTCCGATTCTAATAGAAGATTTGGTGTCTTCGATAAGTTTATCCCAAGAAGGGCACTGTTTGGTATTGACCAAAACCGGTCTGATACATATGTGGGATCTGGAAactcacaaaaatattttttccaggaTATCTATAAGGAGTTTGTTAACGGGAAAAG GGATGGTGAACGGTTGTAGTTTGGGACCCTCCAATCAACCTGTGATTACTTTAACTGACGGAAGGGCTTACGCTTACAGTGTCGATCTAAAAACGTG GGTTCAAGTGTCGAATCCTTTGGATCCTGTTTGTGTAACGGGGAGCAATTTCATAAGGAAAGTACCGATGACATTGCCTCTAGCTTCTATGCAAAGATGTATGGCTTCACAAAGAAGTATGGATACTTTACCACCGGGAGTTACACTGAGTTTCTTAGAATCTCAAATAACAGCCACGGGGGTATTGGAATCTAGTACTGAGTATAAGTATTGGTTATTTGCTATTGTGAATCATTTATTGGAGAAAG GACCCGAATGTAGGCTTAGAGTTATATTGGACGATTTGATGGGTCCTACCCAT